One genomic segment of Mesoterricola silvestris includes these proteins:
- a CDS encoding BamA/TamA family outer membrane protein encodes MKFFGAPLVLLAVPALGLGQAPVDRLEFQGGSLDDQVFARSAAGLKPGHALTGPEFQAALEAIRATDRFRTVEGGAGVVRLDPWPRTTGILVRGDAPSSLRRGLFPGLRRGDRVGALRLEAQRAQAQERLVAAGFPAAKVAASRAEGDARLVLDIAAGTPNLIRGVEVVGKVGPFTPQSLIRETQVVPGKTLWNRDLEIECLRRLRKKLVGAKRFEGRVDLDWDTGGVLRITVDVGPKVLLKSDGAGLGWTTSLKDLVPLTRADRYTPDLLDEGERRLVRLFRSRGHLDPQVTYTRQITRTGPEGPEEVVVTYHLAPGPVSRLGAYTFEGNQAVGEKELRKAADVGGFLGAKARPELMDAAENHIQALYESRGFTEAKVRRSVVLRDGKADLVFRIREGRQRLVAWARLDLPAGGFGDPWGLGSGLALLFADKPVFTSAADGTRVYRSDRPGMEGCLATLAQTEVEGRLRVTLTFSRPIPLLKADFFRAYTDVRQQHLVALGVLRPTVRSEVVEEGANCGILFEVPDQPMEKVDRVVVRGAGRTRAKAILREINLKPGDPLDQDKLGRAQGRLGGLGAFQRVEVSTLAEGQEAGPPSPWKAGDLLFRTEERSPWVVTNSLGYDRTQGYYLGMGVQRLNVGGMGRTLDFNARAGDGFLHNPTLRDLFPTGRYTRSLDSISLGYTDPWFEAGALGQALPDRTSFRTEGAYIQEQRYIYQVRRRRVLSSLRWALPSRVAVEAGYRFERVEVAASIDNISSADLAKIAKYPDRAIISSPYLQLVRDTRDNPFDPTSGVYSLARFEAASQFFLTSKNSSFIKLDLRNQWTWPVGYKAQAGVVAFGVRVGLAVPTAKTAEDLPLSERFFAGGSGTMRGVEPDFLGPLDRIPLFSADGSAQMTPGPGGIPIRATEQIPLGGQALFIANLEYRFPMLGQTLWGEVFVDTGQVYQKPGRTYSVDSDGNRTRLPLRTALGLGIIVKLGIPLKLEYAADVDRILGRPRSEGDRSTQLRNVTISAGFQF; translated from the coding sequence ATGAAGTTCTTCGGCGCCCCTCTCGTCCTCCTGGCAGTTCCTGCCCTGGGCCTGGGGCAGGCGCCGGTGGACCGGCTGGAGTTCCAGGGCGGGAGCCTGGACGACCAGGTTTTCGCCCGTTCGGCCGCTGGCCTCAAGCCCGGCCACGCCCTCACCGGGCCGGAATTCCAGGCCGCCCTGGAGGCCATCCGGGCCACGGACCGCTTCCGGACCGTGGAGGGAGGCGCGGGCGTCGTGCGGCTGGATCCCTGGCCCCGCACCACGGGCATCCTGGTGCGGGGCGACGCCCCATCCTCCCTGCGCAGGGGCCTGTTCCCGGGCCTTCGCCGGGGGGACCGGGTGGGCGCCCTCCGCCTGGAGGCCCAGCGGGCCCAGGCCCAGGAGCGCCTGGTGGCCGCGGGCTTCCCCGCCGCCAAGGTCGCCGCCTCCCGCGCGGAGGGGGACGCCCGGCTTGTGCTGGACATCGCCGCGGGGACGCCCAACCTCATCCGGGGGGTGGAGGTGGTGGGCAAAGTCGGCCCCTTCACCCCCCAATCCCTGATCCGGGAGACCCAGGTGGTGCCCGGCAAGACCCTGTGGAACCGGGACCTGGAGATCGAGTGCCTGCGGCGCCTGCGCAAGAAGCTGGTGGGGGCCAAGCGGTTCGAGGGGCGGGTGGACCTGGACTGGGACACCGGCGGGGTGCTGCGCATCACCGTGGACGTGGGGCCGAAGGTCCTCCTCAAATCCGACGGCGCCGGCCTGGGCTGGACCACGTCCCTGAAGGACCTGGTCCCCCTCACCCGGGCGGACCGCTACACCCCCGATCTCCTGGACGAAGGGGAGCGGCGCCTGGTGCGCCTGTTCCGGTCCCGGGGCCACCTGGACCCCCAGGTCACCTACACCCGGCAGATCACCCGCACCGGTCCCGAAGGCCCCGAGGAGGTGGTGGTGACCTACCACCTGGCCCCCGGCCCCGTGTCCAGGCTGGGCGCCTACACCTTCGAGGGCAACCAGGCCGTGGGCGAGAAGGAGCTGCGCAAGGCCGCCGACGTGGGGGGCTTCCTGGGCGCCAAGGCCCGGCCCGAGCTCATGGACGCCGCGGAGAACCACATCCAGGCGCTGTACGAAAGCCGGGGCTTCACCGAGGCCAAGGTCCGGCGCTCCGTGGTGCTGCGCGACGGCAAGGCCGATCTGGTGTTCCGCATCCGGGAGGGGCGCCAGCGGCTCGTGGCCTGGGCGCGCCTGGACCTGCCCGCCGGGGGTTTCGGGGATCCCTGGGGGCTGGGCTCCGGCCTCGCCCTGCTGTTCGCGGACAAGCCCGTGTTCACCTCCGCCGCCGACGGCACGCGGGTCTACCGCAGCGACCGCCCCGGAATGGAGGGCTGCCTGGCCACCCTGGCCCAGACGGAGGTGGAGGGGCGCCTGCGGGTCACGCTCACCTTCTCCCGGCCCATCCCCCTCCTCAAGGCGGATTTCTTCCGGGCCTACACCGACGTGCGCCAGCAGCACCTGGTGGCCCTGGGCGTCCTGCGCCCCACCGTGCGTTCCGAGGTGGTGGAGGAGGGAGCGAACTGCGGGATCCTGTTCGAGGTGCCCGACCAGCCCATGGAGAAGGTGGACCGCGTGGTGGTGCGGGGCGCCGGCAGGACCCGGGCCAAGGCCATCCTGCGGGAGATCAACCTGAAGCCCGGCGACCCCCTGGACCAGGACAAGCTGGGCCGCGCCCAGGGGCGCCTGGGGGGCCTGGGGGCCTTCCAGCGGGTGGAGGTGTCCACCCTCGCCGAAGGCCAGGAGGCGGGCCCGCCCTCCCCCTGGAAGGCCGGGGACCTGCTGTTCCGCACCGAGGAACGCTCCCCCTGGGTGGTGACCAATTCCCTGGGCTACGACCGCACCCAGGGGTACTACCTGGGCATGGGCGTCCAGCGCCTGAACGTCGGCGGCATGGGCCGCACCCTGGACTTCAACGCCCGCGCCGGCGACGGCTTCCTCCACAATCCCACCCTGCGGGACCTCTTCCCCACGGGCCGGTACACCCGGAGCCTGGATTCCATCTCCCTGGGCTACACCGATCCCTGGTTCGAGGCCGGCGCCCTGGGCCAGGCCCTGCCGGACCGCACCTCGTTCCGCACCGAGGGCGCCTACATCCAGGAGCAGCGCTACATCTACCAGGTGCGCCGGCGCCGGGTGCTGAGCTCCCTGCGCTGGGCCCTGCCTTCGCGGGTGGCCGTGGAAGCCGGGTACCGCTTCGAGCGGGTGGAGGTCGCCGCCAGCATCGACAACATCTCCAGCGCCGATCTGGCCAAGATCGCCAAGTACCCCGACCGGGCCATCATCAGCTCCCCCTACCTGCAGCTGGTGCGCGACACCCGGGACAACCCCTTCGATCCCACCAGCGGGGTCTACTCCCTGGCGCGTTTCGAGGCCGCCAGCCAGTTCTTCCTCACCAGCAAGAACAGCAGCTTCATCAAGCTGGACCTGCGCAACCAGTGGACCTGGCCCGTGGGCTACAAGGCCCAGGCCGGCGTGGTGGCCTTCGGGGTCCGGGTGGGCCTGGCCGTGCCCACCGCCAAGACCGCCGAGGACCTGCCCCTTTCCGAGCGGTTCTTCGCGGGCGGCTCGGGTACCATGCGGGGCGTGGAGCCGGACTTCCTGGGCCCCCTGGACCGCATCCCCCTCTTCAGCGCCGACGGCAGCGCCCAGATGACCCCCGGGCCCGGCGGAATCCCCATCCGCGCCACCGAGCAGATCCCCCTGGGGGGCCAGGCCCTCTTCATCGCGAACCTGGAGTACCGCTTCCCCATGCTGGGCCAGACCCTCTGGGGCGAGGTCTTCGTGGACACCGGCCAGGTCTACCAGAAGCCCGGCCGCACCTATTCCGTGGACTCCGACGGCAACCGCACCCGGCTTCCCCTGCGCACCGCCCTGGGCCTGGGCATCATCGTCAAGCTTGGCATCCCCCTGAAACTGGAGTACGCCGCCGACGTGGACCGGATCCTCGGCCGGCCCCGGTCCGAGGGGGACCGGAGCACGCAGCTGCGGAACGTGACCATCTCGGCGGGCTTCCAGTTCTGA
- a CDS encoding STAS domain-containing protein, with the protein MKITKRDHEGITILYPEGKITLGDGDQELGEAVRTVLEAGSRRIILNLSKVSYLDSSGVGELVGCYTSIKNKGGELRICGMNSRIFNLITMTSLHSVFDVKETEEESLAGF; encoded by the coding sequence ATGAAGATCACGAAGCGCGATCACGAGGGCATCACCATCCTCTACCCCGAGGGCAAGATCACCCTGGGCGACGGGGACCAGGAGCTGGGCGAGGCCGTGCGCACCGTCCTGGAGGCCGGGAGCCGCCGCATCATTCTCAACCTGAGCAAAGTCAGCTATCTGGATTCCTCGGGCGTGGGCGAGCTGGTGGGCTGCTACACCTCCATCAAGAACAAGGGCGGGGAGCTGCGCATCTGCGGCATGAATTCCCGGATCTTCAACCTGATCACCATGACCAGCCTCCACTCCGTCTTCGACGTGAAGGAAACCGAGGAAGAGTCCCTGGCCGGATTCTAA
- the flgB gene encoding flagellar basal body rod protein FlgB, with amino-acid sequence MFDLVSQNPMIALADKGMSLATQRIALIASNLANIDTPGYRTKDFDFAAAFQTEMEKLDRQFSPTPGSPASPAEPGITPPAIIHPVDITSERNDGNDVHLDRENMLLTQTQSVFTLSSNLAQGELRLVLGAIRDAAK; translated from the coding sequence ATGTTCGACCTGGTTTCCCAGAACCCCATGATCGCCCTGGCCGACAAGGGCATGTCCCTGGCCACCCAGCGCATCGCCCTCATCGCCTCCAACCTGGCCAACATCGACACGCCCGGCTACCGCACCAAGGACTTCGACTTCGCGGCGGCCTTCCAGACCGAGATGGAAAAGCTGGATAGGCAGTTCTCGCCCACTCCGGGGAGCCCCGCCTCCCCCGCCGAGCCGGGCATCACCCCCCCGGCCATCATCCATCCGGTCGATATCACTTCGGAGCGCAACGACGGCAACGACGTGCACCTGGACCGGGAGAACATGCTGCTCACCCAGACCCAGAGCGTCTTCACCCTCAGTTCCAACCTGGCCCAGGGCGAGCTCCGGCTCGTGCTGGGCGCCATCCGTGACGCGGCCAAATAA
- the flgC gene encoding flagellar basal body rod protein FlgC yields the protein MSTFDAINTIAASGLAAQRLRAQLVASNIANAETTRTPQGGPFRRKDAVFSVETLGMGPNGVPITGVKVAEIRASQDPFLTKFDPGHPDADASGIVQYPNVNPVEEMVNLTEASRGFDANASVVRAVRTMTLSAQDLLRVT from the coding sequence ATGAGCACCTTCGACGCCATCAACACCATCGCCGCCTCCGGCCTGGCCGCCCAGCGTCTCCGGGCCCAGCTGGTGGCTTCCAACATCGCCAACGCCGAGACCACCCGCACCCCCCAGGGGGGCCCCTTCCGGCGCAAGGACGCCGTGTTCTCGGTGGAGACCCTGGGCATGGGCCCCAACGGCGTGCCCATCACCGGGGTGAAGGTGGCCGAGATCCGGGCCTCCCAGGACCCCTTCCTCACCAAGTTCGACCCGGGCCACCCGGACGCGGACGCCTCGGGCATCGTCCAGTACCCCAACGTCAACCCCGTGGAGGAGATGGTCAACCTCACGGAAGCCAGCCGGGGCTTCGACGCCAACGCCTCGGTGGTGCGGGCGGTGCGGACCATGACGCTTTCGGCCCAGGATTTGCTGCGTGTCACCTGA
- the fliE gene encoding flagellar hook-basal body complex protein FliE, translated as MNPILPSQLPSLDALAQAGQKPASSAPGEAEGAPFADVLKQALAEVNDSRTNAEQEARNLISGNSTDMHTAILAVQKADVSFQMMMAVRSKLVDAYREVMRMQM; from the coding sequence ATGAACCCCATCCTCCCCAGCCAGCTTCCCTCCCTCGACGCCCTGGCCCAGGCCGGCCAGAAGCCCGCCTCCAGCGCCCCGGGCGAGGCGGAAGGCGCGCCGTTCGCGGACGTCCTCAAGCAGGCCCTGGCCGAAGTGAACGACTCCCGGACCAACGCCGAGCAAGAGGCACGGAACTTGATAAGTGGGAACTCCACTGACATGCACACGGCGATTCTGGCGGTCCAGAAGGCCGATGTCAGTTTCCAGATGATGATGGCCGTCCGTTCCAAGCTGGTGGACGCATACCGCGAAGTGATGCGCATGCAGATGTGA
- the fliF gene encoding flagellar basal-body MS-ring/collar protein FliF produces MADENSVTKQFTEALENMTATQKGMVAAMCLTVLLVLIGFGLWAGQENMGVLFSNLPPLDANRIVEELKKQNIKYELSTDQRTVSVPEKRVGDLRLKFAGDGLPQGEGIGFEKLENPGLTTTDFTQKIMYRRALESNLAKTIMALQQVAGATVHITPQNDSPFATEKEEAKASVLLKLKGGRALPDENTQAIVNLVAASVEGLKPDQVVVIDQFSRILSRTGRDPAVGASDVQKKAQREEEEHLVRMVNELLEPVVGIGKVRATARVDLDFDKVKVNSETFDPAGQVERDLKVLKEEGQKRDGVAGVPGTPSNVPPINQPAPGTPGTDSHKKEETTTHYEISKTLKSVEQAPGNVRRLSLAVIVDDASKWEKDAKGNPVEKVIPRTADELKKIREQVASAIGFQQKRGDELTVENMAFAPTSNPREEQEARQQRWINLGWELAPKVLWIILGLVIFFLIILPMLKRLSSALNRPAPLRVRVGADGTPGEPGAAPRKFAPLKSMAEMESEIEAELNAEGASSAPEAQRRSLIKKRIQESTQSDAETVASLVRSWMIEDGR; encoded by the coding sequence ATGGCCGACGAGAACAGCGTCACCAAGCAATTCACCGAAGCACTGGAGAACATGACGGCCACCCAGAAGGGGATGGTCGCCGCCATGTGCCTGACGGTGCTCCTGGTCCTCATCGGCTTCGGCCTGTGGGCCGGGCAGGAGAACATGGGGGTGCTCTTCAGCAACCTGCCCCCCCTGGACGCCAACCGCATCGTCGAGGAATTGAAGAAGCAGAACATAAAATATGAATTGAGCACCGACCAGCGCACCGTTTCCGTGCCGGAAAAGCGGGTGGGCGACCTGCGCCTGAAGTTCGCCGGGGACGGCCTGCCCCAGGGCGAGGGCATCGGGTTCGAGAAGCTGGAGAACCCCGGGCTGACCACCACCGACTTCACCCAGAAGATCATGTACCGCCGGGCCCTGGAGTCCAACCTGGCCAAGACCATCATGGCCCTCCAGCAGGTGGCGGGCGCCACGGTGCACATCACCCCCCAGAACGACAGCCCCTTCGCCACCGAGAAGGAGGAGGCCAAGGCCTCCGTGCTCCTCAAGCTCAAGGGCGGCCGGGCCCTGCCCGACGAGAACACCCAGGCCATCGTGAACCTGGTGGCCGCCAGCGTGGAGGGCCTCAAGCCCGACCAGGTGGTGGTCATCGACCAGTTCAGCCGCATCCTCAGCCGCACCGGGCGCGATCCGGCGGTGGGGGCCTCCGATGTGCAGAAGAAGGCCCAGCGCGAGGAGGAGGAGCACCTGGTGCGCATGGTCAACGAGCTCCTGGAGCCGGTGGTGGGCATCGGCAAGGTGCGGGCCACGGCCCGGGTGGACCTGGACTTCGACAAGGTGAAGGTCAATTCCGAGACCTTCGACCCCGCCGGCCAGGTGGAACGGGACCTGAAGGTGCTGAAGGAGGAGGGCCAGAAGCGCGACGGGGTGGCCGGGGTGCCCGGAACCCCCAGCAATGTGCCCCCCATCAACCAGCCCGCCCCCGGCACCCCCGGAACCGACAGCCACAAGAAGGAAGAGACCACCACCCACTACGAGATCTCCAAGACCCTCAAGTCCGTGGAGCAGGCCCCCGGCAACGTGCGGCGCCTGTCCCTGGCCGTCATCGTGGACGACGCCAGCAAGTGGGAGAAGGACGCCAAGGGCAACCCGGTGGAGAAGGTCATCCCCCGCACCGCCGACGAGCTCAAGAAGATCCGGGAGCAGGTGGCCTCGGCCATCGGCTTCCAGCAGAAGCGGGGCGATGAATTGACGGTGGAAAACATGGCCTTCGCCCCCACCAGCAATCCCCGGGAGGAGCAGGAGGCCCGGCAGCAGCGGTGGATCAATCTGGGCTGGGAACTGGCGCCCAAGGTCCTGTGGATCATCCTTGGGTTGGTCATCTTCTTCCTGATCATCCTGCCCATGCTCAAGCGCCTCTCCTCCGCCCTGAACCGCCCCGCCCCCCTCCGGGTGCGCGTGGGCGCCGACGGGACCCCCGGCGAGCCCGGGGCCGCCCCCCGGAAGTTCGCGCCCCTGAAATCCATGGCCGAAATGGAATCCGAGATCGAGGCCGAACTCAACGCCGAGGGGGCCTCCTCGGCGCCCGAGGCCCAGCGGCGCTCCCTGATCAAGAAGCGCATCCAGGAAAGCACCCAGTCCGACGCGGAGACCGTGGCCTCCCTGGTGAGATCCTGGATGATCGAGGACGGGAGATAG
- the fliG gene encoding flagellar motor switch protein FliG, with translation MAKLSGAQKAAVLMVALGDETAASIFKFLEEDEIQNISKEIALTKHVQPETADEVLEEFHTMTLAKTYIAQGGIEYAKKLLIKSVGPEAARKIIDRLTKALESSAGFSSIERANPQQLSKFIQNEHPQTIALILAHLNASQAGDLIASLPETLRADVAMRMANLQEISPEVVRRISLILEQKLEALGSFATEAYGGVRAVAELFNRMDRTTGRVVLEKIENENPQLAASIRDLMFVFDDILLIDDLGIAEILKRVDKKSLTTALKGTSEELRNQFFRNMSSRAVELMKEEMEFMGPVKLKDVEKAQHEIVEIVRQLEEEGVISIGGGGGDDYVS, from the coding sequence ATGGCCAAGCTTTCCGGCGCGCAAAAAGCAGCGGTCCTCATGGTCGCCCTGGGCGACGAGACCGCGGCCAGCATCTTCAAGTTCCTGGAAGAGGACGAGATCCAGAACATCTCCAAGGAGATCGCCCTCACCAAGCACGTGCAGCCCGAGACCGCCGACGAGGTGCTGGAGGAATTCCACACCATGACCCTGGCCAAGACCTACATCGCCCAGGGCGGCATCGAGTATGCCAAGAAGCTGCTCATCAAGTCCGTGGGCCCCGAGGCCGCGCGCAAGATCATCGACCGGCTCACCAAGGCCCTGGAATCCTCCGCGGGCTTCTCCAGCATCGAACGGGCCAATCCCCAGCAGCTCTCCAAGTTCATCCAGAACGAGCACCCCCAGACCATCGCCCTGATCCTGGCCCACCTCAACGCCTCCCAGGCCGGGGACCTCATCGCCAGCCTCCCGGAGACCCTCCGGGCCGACGTGGCCATGCGCATGGCCAACCTCCAGGAGATCAGCCCCGAGGTGGTGCGGCGCATCTCGCTCATCCTCGAGCAGAAGCTGGAGGCCCTGGGATCCTTCGCCACCGAGGCCTACGGCGGCGTCCGGGCCGTGGCCGAGCTCTTCAACCGCATGGACCGCACCACGGGCCGGGTGGTGCTGGAGAAGATCGAGAACGAGAACCCGCAGCTGGCCGCGAGCATCCGCGACCTGATGTTCGTGTTCGACGACATCCTGCTCATCGACGACCTGGGCATCGCCGAGATCCTCAAGCGCGTGGACAAGAAGTCCCTCACCACCGCCCTCAAGGGCACCTCGGAGGAGCTGCGCAACCAGTTCTTCCGCAACATGTCCTCCCGGGCCGTGGAGCTCATGAAGGAGGAGATGGAGTTCATGGGGCCCGTCAAGCTCAAGGACGTGGAGAAGGCCCAGCACGAGATCGTGGAGATCGTGCGCCAGCTGGAGGAGGAAGGCGTCATCAGCATCGGTGGCGGCGGCGGCGACGACTATGTGTCCTGA
- a CDS encoding FliH/SctL family protein: MCPERVIPARHVDLDSIEAFPYFAADFSMSLEGAEATDDEPLSAKLTTPEEDARRLASVDQIIYEKLQQAERDAHDVARKAYEEGFAAGEAEGRTFGESQYKAQIQRLDAALQDLSASLDLNAKVAQDELLALTLAMAEYLAAREIQDGASTIQPLLTRVLESHPFPEGDADLQGRPGLTVLMNSRDLDLLGDAARSHPGVGVREDDALSRGSLRVESVAGVLDATLERRRVRLLELLQRTREQEG; this comes from the coding sequence ATGTGTCCTGAACGGGTCATTCCCGCCCGCCACGTGGATCTGGATTCCATCGAGGCCTTCCCGTACTTCGCCGCGGACTTCTCCATGTCCCTGGAGGGCGCGGAGGCCACCGACGACGAGCCCCTTTCCGCCAAGCTCACCACCCCCGAGGAGGACGCCCGGCGCCTGGCCTCGGTGGACCAGATCATCTACGAGAAGCTCCAGCAGGCCGAACGGGACGCCCACGACGTGGCGCGCAAGGCCTACGAGGAGGGGTTCGCGGCGGGGGAGGCCGAGGGCCGCACCTTCGGGGAGAGCCAGTACAAGGCCCAGATCCAGCGCCTGGACGCCGCCCTCCAGGACCTTTCGGCCTCCCTGGACCTCAACGCCAAGGTCGCCCAGGACGAGCTCCTGGCCCTCACCCTGGCCATGGCGGAGTACCTGGCGGCCCGGGAGATCCAGGACGGGGCCTCCACCATCCAGCCCCTCCTCACCCGCGTGCTGGAATCCCACCCCTTCCCCGAGGGCGACGCGGACCTCCAGGGCCGGCCCGGCCTCACCGTGCTCATGAACTCCCGGGACCTGGACCTGCTGGGGGACGCCGCCCGGAGCCACCCCGGCGTGGGCGTGCGTGAGGACGATGCCCTGAGCCGCGGCAGCCTCCGGGTGGAGAGCGTCGCGGGGGTGCTGGACGCCACCCTGGAACGGCGCCGGGTCCGGCTCCTGGAGCTCCTGCAGCGCACCCGGGAGCAGGAGGGCTGA
- a CDS encoding FliI/YscN family ATPase produces MDLRALAREVKLLPPGDVLGRVSKVVGLVVESRGPEGSVGEQMIIHMQDGRQVMAEVVGFQDQQVLLMPVENIEGIRPGLMVEARGHQPELPVSSALLGRVIDPLGRPLDGGPPLEAQDRVPIHGRPPNPMQRRMIKEVLATGVRAIDGLLTLGKGQRIGIFSGSGVGKSTLMGMIARNTSAQVNVIALVGERGRELKEFIENDLGPEGLARSVVVVATSDQTPLLRLRCALAGMAVSEYFMRQGKDVLMMMDSVTRFAMAQREVGLSAGEPPSSRGYTPSVFALLPRLMERAGTFEGQGSITGIFTVLVEGDDMNEPISDAVRGILDGHVILSRKLASKNHFPAIDVLPSISRLFSALAVPEQKQLCAKMRDLMATYADAEDLIQIGAYTKGASPNIDQAIQFQPVIQAFLRQAVAEGSDHRSTLLAMGQIFGIDLAPFLKPVA; encoded by the coding sequence ATGGATCTCCGCGCCCTGGCCCGCGAGGTCAAGCTGCTGCCCCCCGGCGACGTGCTGGGGCGGGTGAGCAAGGTGGTGGGCCTGGTGGTGGAATCCCGGGGCCCCGAGGGTTCCGTGGGCGAGCAGATGATCATCCACATGCAGGACGGGCGCCAGGTCATGGCCGAGGTGGTGGGCTTCCAGGACCAGCAGGTGCTCCTCATGCCCGTGGAGAACATCGAGGGCATCCGCCCCGGCCTCATGGTGGAGGCCCGGGGCCACCAGCCCGAGCTGCCCGTGTCCAGCGCGCTGCTGGGCCGGGTCATCGACCCCCTGGGCCGGCCCCTGGACGGCGGCCCCCCCCTGGAGGCCCAGGACCGGGTGCCCATCCACGGGCGCCCCCCCAATCCCATGCAGCGCCGCATGATCAAGGAGGTGCTGGCCACCGGGGTGCGCGCCATCGACGGCCTCCTGACCCTGGGCAAGGGCCAGCGCATCGGCATCTTCTCCGGGTCGGGGGTGGGCAAGTCCACCCTCATGGGCATGATCGCCCGGAACACCTCCGCCCAGGTGAACGTCATCGCCCTGGTGGGGGAGCGGGGCCGCGAGCTGAAGGAATTCATCGAGAACGACCTGGGTCCCGAGGGCCTGGCGCGCAGCGTGGTGGTGGTGGCCACCAGCGACCAGACCCCCCTCCTGCGCCTGCGCTGCGCCCTGGCGGGCATGGCGGTGTCCGAGTACTTCATGCGCCAGGGCAAGGACGTCCTCATGATGATGGACAGCGTCACCCGCTTCGCCATGGCCCAGCGGGAAGTGGGCCTGTCCGCGGGGGAGCCCCCCTCCTCCCGGGGCTACACCCCCTCGGTCTTCGCCCTCCTGCCCCGGCTCATGGAGCGGGCCGGCACCTTCGAGGGCCAGGGGTCCATCACCGGCATCTTCACGGTGCTGGTGGAGGGCGACGACATGAACGAGCCCATCTCCGACGCCGTGCGGGGCATCCTGGACGGCCACGTGATCCTTTCCCGCAAATTGGCCTCCAAGAACCACTTCCCCGCCATCGACGTGCTGCCCAGCATCTCCCGCCTCTTCTCGGCCCTGGCCGTGCCCGAGCAGAAGCAGCTCTGCGCCAAGATGCGGGACCTCATGGCCACCTACGCCGACGCCGAGGACCTCATCCAGATCGGCGCCTACACCAAGGGCGCCAGCCCCAACATCGACCAGGCCATCCAGTTCCAGCCGGTCATCCAGGCCTTCCTGCGCCAGGCCGTGGCCGAGGGCTCGGACCACCGATCCACCCTCCTGGCCATGGGCCAGATCTTCGGCATCGACCTGGCCCCCTTCCTGAAGCCGGTGGCGTGA
- the fliJ gene encoding flagellar export protein FliJ yields MAARFRFRLESLLRVRVALEEEAKRRLAVAILARDRAAARVEELRQAQREALESRRTAPNEAVDLDRWRATERYLLVVERRIDQALEVLREAEARVAEARKALLKAHQDQLVLQRLKERRQEQHALERLREEIRETDEIAVLRYHFTHSNASNR; encoded by the coding sequence ATGGCGGCCCGGTTCCGGTTCCGCCTGGAATCCCTCCTGCGGGTGCGGGTGGCCCTGGAGGAGGAGGCCAAGCGGCGCCTGGCCGTGGCCATCCTCGCCCGGGACCGGGCCGCGGCCCGGGTGGAAGAGCTGAGGCAGGCCCAGCGGGAGGCCCTGGAAAGCCGGCGCACCGCCCCCAACGAAGCGGTGGACCTGGACCGGTGGCGGGCCACGGAACGCTACCTCCTGGTGGTGGAACGGCGCATCGACCAGGCCCTGGAGGTCCTGCGGGAGGCCGAGGCCCGGGTGGCCGAGGCCCGCAAGGCCCTCCTGAAGGCCCACCAGGACCAGCTGGTCCTCCAGCGCCTCAAGGAGCGCCGCCAGGAGCAGCACGCCCTGGAGCGCCTCCGGGAGGAAATCCGGGAAACGGATGAAATTGCGGTTCTCCGGTACCACTTTACCCATTCCAATGCATCCAATCGGTGA
- a CDS encoding con-10 family general stress protein produces the protein MASNNDENIQMNTQEAAPAAREHMAEIGRKGGQSVSQNRAHMAEIGRKGGQSVSQNRAHMAEIGRKGGEAVSQDRSHMSQIGRKGGEAVSQDRTHMEEIGRKGGTTVSQDRSHMAQIGRKGGEAVSQDRAHMEEIGRKGGEASRTRKPQE, from the coding sequence ATGGCATCCAACAACGATGAAAATATCCAGATGAACACCCAGGAAGCCGCGCCCGCGGCCCGGGAGCACATGGCCGAGATCGGCCGCAAGGGGGGCCAGTCCGTGAGCCAGAACCGGGCCCACATGGCCGAGATCGGCCGCAAGGGGGGCCAGTCCGTGAGCCAGAACCGCGCCCACATGGCCGAGATCGGCCGCAAGGGGGGCGAGGCCGTGAGCCAGGACCGGTCCCACATGTCGCAGATCGGCCGCAAGGGGGGCGAGGCCGTGAGCCAGGACCGGACCCACATGGAGGAGATCGGCCGCAAGGGCGGCACCACCGTGAGCCAGGACCGCAGCCACATGGCCCAGATCGGCCGCAAGGGCGGCGAAGCCGTGAGCCAGGACCGGGCGCACATGGAAGAAATCGGCCGCAAGGGCGGCGAGGCCTCCCGCACCCGCAAGCCCCAGGAGTGA